DNA sequence from the Orcinus orca chromosome 2, mOrcOrc1.1, whole genome shotgun sequence genome:
ACTACCCCGCTGGGAAGCATTAAGGAAAGTGGTTGCTGAGGACTATTTATTCCATGCCCTGCATCTGCTCCCTTTTTATTCTGgtaacaatctttttttttttttttttttcttttttcttcctcttcgaGAAATACTCTTCCCCAGCACTGCATGTCATCTTGGTGGTCATGTCAGTCAAAATGCCCTGTCCTCCCTTTTACTCTTGGGAAGTGGCACAAGGACAGAAAATGGCCTGTGATGGTTTGTCCCAAAGGCTGCAGCCTGAGGAGACATCCACAGTTCCTGCTATCAAGAGCTATCCTTTCTGAAGCCTGTTTCTTCCTTCAGTTCTGTGAGCTATCTGTATCTTTCcaacaatttatttctttttgctaaaAGAAGCCAGTCAGTCTCTGCTGCTTATAAAGCCCCTCACAtggttcttttaaatatttgagagaaAGAACTTTGAAACAAATGGggtatgtgtgtacacactgagaaaactgaaaatcTCTGTCCTCATAGTGGAAGTAACTTTGagtttgtgtctgttttgtgtCATCTACTAAGAGGCAGCTCTGGTATGGAGAAAAAAGACCCCTGGATGTGATGAGTCACGTCACTCCCGgtccttaattttctcatctgtggaatGGAGAGGTTTGACTAAGTTATCCCCAAGGTCCTTTCGAGCTCGAAAATCCAATTATTCCATAATGAAGTGATCTGAATACATGCTTAGTAAATTGCAGAGCTAAAAATTCCAGTAAGCATAAACCTGAGGTCTTTTCTCATGTCAAGCCTCTTGCGGGTTAAACAGTAATTTTCCCCGTTACCTCAGTTCTCTTCTCAAGGGCATCCGTGCCAAAGGAGAATTGAGGGTTTCTCCTTTCTGCCATCAATTCACATCGGCCTCATGGCTGAGGCAGAAATCACAGTGCTATCACCAGGAGAATACAGTGCTGATTTTAGGGAAATGAATAAGCAAGCTCAGAGAGGAAGACTTTATGTTAAGAATTCTGTCAGTTTAGAAATAGGGGGTGGCAAATCCAGCCTCAAACACAGAGGTCCAATTGTCTTTTCAGTTTGCACTGCTACACCCAGTGTCTGACAAGAAAGCCCTGGTGTGTGTCCACTGCCTGGCCTGCCTAGGGAGTTGGCCAGATCGTATTGCTTCTTGGCTTCACGTtgttttacatttagggtaaCACAGCCACTCCACACTCAGAACAGGAAATGAAGACTCCAGTCATACTGTTAGGATTTAATAGtgagaatggaaaaaagaatatcTGCATAAGAGAAAGACTTTAACCAACAGTTTTTCCaaacctctctctttctttctttttcttttcttttttttttttttctggcccaaATACCCACTTTTTTAACAGATGAGCGAAGTTTATTATAAACAAGAAAAGTGATTTAAAGGGTCACAGGATCATGGGCTTATTGCGTACCACTGGGGTCACCCAGACTTACTCTAAGAAACAAAGCTATTAGAGCTGGTTTGATTACTCCTTAGTTTTGTCATTTCACCAAATCTCACTGGACCCATGAGGAAAGTCATTGCCTTCAGGCTCACTCAAGCACAGAAGCACCCCTGCTAGCTGGGAGCAGGCCAGCTAGGGCTGGTAAACTGTCTCCTTTGTTTAAATTAAACATCCCTTCCCTTACTTTCTGTCCTTTTGGATTTCAGTCCTTTTGGACCTTCATGTCCTGGCTGGATCTTCAGTCTGATCAGAAGCCCCTTCCCCATCTCCAGATCCTGGCTCTGAACTTGGGATGTTATGATTGACAGGCCTTGCACAGGGTGACTGGAATCATAGATCTAACTCTTGGCCTGTACTGTACACATGATTGGCCATAAACTGGCTCTTTTACCTATACTTGGGGCAACAGACATCTCTTCAAAGCCCAGAAGCCTTCTAGGATCTGGAAAAGGATAGCTTCCAACACCAGATAAAACTTTAATGAGTCAGAAAAGAATACAGAATCATAAGCTGCCTTGGAAATCTGCTTAGCAGCCCAGCTGAGAAGAATAATGCATAGTTTTATGGAAGAACTGTGATAGTAAGAGAGTAGAAAGATGGAGTGAACTGGGTCATGCATGTTTGTTAAGTACTTTgctcaaatatttttgtttttctggtcccccattcccccatccctccccatcatcATTCCTATCACATAACAAAAACCAGCACTTCATAGGGAAAGAGAATGTGGAACTTTGATCCCAGCTCTTTCACAACCAtgtggcagttttcacagaagagaaagctCTGCCTACCTGAGTTTTTGTCAGGCAGTCGGTTTATCCTCCACACAATGGAGTTGAAGGCATGCTCATACTTCGCAGTTCCCAGAGTTACTCTCATGACAGGCTCAGAGCCAGACAAGCTAGTTGAGCCAAAACTTGCCCCCCGGTTCACTTTGGCTTTCAGAGACTTTTCCCCCAGGACACTTTCCCTGCGGAAGTTTTTCACCCACTCACTGGGCACAGGGTAGCGAACCATCACATTCTCACAGGGAACCTGAGTGAGAGGATCACAGTTAGAGGAGAAGCCAGATGACATCCTCAGCCAGCTCTGCACCTCCACCTCTGCCCCACTGATGCTTGCCACAGTCCTGAGTGTGAATGGCAAGGTCTTCTCGGCAAATACTGTCCTGAACCTCATTAGCTCAAGTCGGCAGGCGTCCAAAGGGTTGAACAGAATAACCCGTGAGCTGTTGAATACATCCTCATCCACACACCTGTGAAAATGGCACTCATGGAGCTTGATCCactttgtggtggtggtgggcatGATGTCTTGCCGGGAAACGATTTCGTTCCCTTTGACGAGGACATCATTGAGACCCAAGCGGCACTCGGCAAGGCCAgagaggaaactcaggatgtggaCCCGTGTCAAGACACGGTGCTGGAGAATCTGGTTGTCTCCTTTGCTCACAAGGCCAGAGAATTCATCTCGGACATCCACTGCAATCTCCTCTTCAAGGTAGTTCAAGCCAACTGTGCACAAGTCCATTGACAACACCGGCAGGTCCATGAGACGGTCCTGAACTGCACGGATGAAGCTCAGGAAGTCATCGTAATTGGTGGTGCCCAGCTTAATCACTTGTTCCCTCTCGGCCACGTGGGCCACGGCAGGTTTAGGCTggtatttcttcttctccttgTAGGTGACGCGGTCTATCCGCAAGCTGTGGATCCTGCCGTTCTCATCATAGTTTTGGAGCCGGGGCTCTGAAATCTCATGGCAGATCTCCAGCTTGAACTCACGGAATGGCTTTTCTAAGCCCTTCTCATAATACAGCTGCAGATACCCACTGTCTGTCAGTTTGATGTAGATGGGTCCCCAGTGCCTAGAGGACATGATGTTTTTCTTCTCAGGGATCCTAAGCATCATGGGCCAACCATCCTTGGGCTGGGACAGTGCGGAACCTGGTGGGTCGTCATCTAGTTCAATCCAGGCTATTGGGTCATCATCAGGGAGTGTTGTACTCCCTAAGTGATCGGGATCCTCAAGTTGGAGTCGTTTGAGTTTTTCAACAGTATCACAGTGTGACTGGTTTTTGCTTGAATCATCAAAACTGATGGCATCCTTGTAGATGACAATGAGAGAATCTCTTTGGCTTTTGCCTGTGGTACCAGACATGGAATTGTCTTGGGAGCGCCTCTCCTGCTCCTCAAAGAAAGCGCGGAAAGGGTTTATAGGGGAGGGTTGTACATCCTGTAGAGTCTCATTCAGAAAAGGATTGGTTGCCCTCCAAAGAGGAGCCTCAGGCACGGAAGGCGGACGGTTTAAGGAGGAAATGTCCAGCTTCTGAACTTTGGAGAAGTTCATCAAAGTGCTCTTGGGACGTTCCCTCTTCTTAAATGACCCAGTTGAGTTACAAGGTACATCTGGGATCACAGATGCAAGAGGTGGTGTTTTCGGCTTCAGAGGAGAGGTGATTGGTGGCAAAGGGCTGCTGACTTCATTGTCATCAAAAGTGACCCAGCTAGGGAAACGAGCAGAGGTCACTAGAGTGGCGGGGTGTCCGTTCATAGCTGGACTGCTGGCCTGCCAGTTGATGGCCTCCATCTCTACCTCTTCATCTTCCTGAAGAGAGGAAGAATTGtctaaaaggaaaaggagaacatATGAAGGGCTGCTATTCAGGGCCTCTAGAGGTATAGGAATGAGGGATGACTAGAATTTTATATGGAATCCAGTAAATTCCAAAGCATTTCATTACTTGTCCTCAAGTGTTTCGTCTGGGCACAGCTCTCACAGTTTTGTAATAAGCAGTAAGAATACAAATGTCAATACAGAAGCACTGATAGGACCCAGGTCCCTTGCAATTTAACTCTTATACATTCTCCCTTTATTTTATCGAAGTTTCTggaatagttttttttcttgactctAAAGTatgtattcttatatttttaaacattgaaaACTACCTCCTACATAAAATGATATAAAGCTGATCTCATTGAACAAAATAAGCCATATGCTCTAAGTGATAATATGATTGCAAATAATGTAATCAGAGAGATTTTTACCCAAATgtggtaaataaatattaaagacaaaatgttaacatccttaatatgaaataaatttacacaagtgaataacaaaaatacaaaaacttgAATACAGGCAAAGGACATATACAGACAacccaggaaagagaaaggaaaaatgtctAATAACCATGTAGAAAATGTTCCGTCTCACTAGTAATAAGAAAAACGTAAATTAAACCCCAAAAATCAgtgaagatttttaaagttttagtatTCGATGAGGGTAAAGGTGCTATAATATGAACAGTAAATAGACCCTTAATGGGACCGTAAGTTGCTACAAACTCTCTGAAAATGGTTTGGCAATTTGTATTAAGGGTCTTACAAATATTCATGAACAATGACTTAGTAATCTCACCCTAAGGAAATAAATCCAAATTAGGAACCAAGTTTTGGGTGAACgttaagaaactgaggcatacaatggaataacaaGCAGCCATTAAAATGTTTACAAGTTCGTATAACATGAGAAAATGCTCCTGAcattaatctcttcttttttctctaaaatacttTCCATCTTGGGGTTtaatttatggggaaaaaaaaaaattattacaaataaaactccaCCCTAGCAGGGCCTTCGAGGAAGGAGATACAGGAGTTGAGTTTCGATGCAGGAAGACCCAGACCTTTTCAGTAAAGATGCTGTGTGTCTGCTGGGGTTataggaaggaggaggaaatgagGCCTTTATAAAGCAAGGAGTGGATTCTGAGGAAGGAATGGCACAGAAAACAAATCTgtatctggcatatagtaaatgctcagtgaaGAACTGTTAATTGAATGAGTGAGAAAAAACTTTGCTTTGGAGCAGTtctattctctctgtctctggagGAATGTGTATGGGGATCTCTGCTGCCATTCCACCCACTGTTTTTACTGTCAGAAATTTGGAATCAAAGAGAAATGAATACTCAAATGGTTAAGTCAAATAGTTGGCTTTTCTTACCATCCTGCTAAATCTTCACAAATATCATATCCAACCACACCAAATGAGCAATGTCACATATAATTAAACATGTAATTACACATGGATGGGATGGCTGCCTCTCATCCATCTCTCAAAGTACATTTATTCAAACAAATAGCAATTACCTCTACTGAAAACATCAGTTTGAAAATATAAGCTAAATGCATGCATGAGTGAGCATACATACATACCCACATTCGCCCCAGAAATATAATGAGCAAAAAGTATTTTCTATATATGCAGCATcacaaaagaatttaaaagcattataaaatgaaagatgAGACTCTCCTTCAAATTAATCATTAATCCACTTTTGTAAATGCATAAGTgatttattttctagaaaatgaagggaaaagggTCAGAAAACAATCCAGGTTTGTAGGACTTATATTTTATTACTACTACaactgctgctgttgttgttgtaaTGAAGCCTAAAGGGAACAATGTGGCCCTGAGTAAAATACAATCACTTCCTTGGAACAGTAACTAATCCTCCCTAGAGAACTGGCAAAAGGGGTGTATCGCAAAATGCATCACTTTTTAATGAAGCAGCTCTATGGAGCTTTTGTAAGCAGTATTTCCACCCAGACAGTCTGGTATTGACCCACCCCTTGTGCCAGGGATATCCTTTTTGCCTTGGAGCTCATTACTACTCCCTAGTTCAAAACGTGCCCTAAGTCCTTTTCCTTTGGAGGGTGGCTTTCTGCCAAAGCTGTTTATTCTTGCTGCTAAAGGATTCTCTTCTGTTGGGAGACTTGTCCCCAAAATAGCACTTCTCATCTTCCTCTCCCAAaccaaaaaaaggggggggaaaggcctctgtctccactgaAGATAATTTTCTtacaataaatttgtttttaagccaAGTTACTTGAGATCACACCAAGTCCTACACAGTTGTGAAGCATTTGACTCTTAATACAATTTAAATGAAGTATCtttaaatttggggggaaattttttgaattaaattaatttCTAGAGATTCTACATTCTCTTAGACAGCCatcaaaaagtttcaaaagactTATAAAGTCTCTCCTTTGGCATTTTCATCTTCCATGATTACAAcctgttttaaaaatccatcctTTGGGATGATAGTGGGGTATAGGTCAAATTTCTGAAAATGAGAATTTGTTTTTCTACAAaatcatttataaagaaaaaatatcttaataAAGACACTTttatagggcttccttggtggctcagtggttgagaatccgcctgccaatgcaggggacacgggttcgatccctggtccgggaagatcccacatgccgcggagcaactaagcccgtgaaccacagctaccgagcctgcgctctagagcccgctagccacaactactgagcccgccccatgactactgaagcgcagccaaaaaaaaaaaaagacacttttatAGATGAACAGCAAAAGTGATCCATAGTTCATATAGGTCATAGTGGTTcatattttcatatgaaaataaaGCATTTCTTGAGGTGAACCTAAGGACCGCCaaatagtactttaaaaaattatccccTGTTAACACTGACTTCCCTATTTGtgagttctaattttttttttcatttatcactGGCTGAAGGACATCCTCAATTGTTTTTATAAAGGTTAAGTCATATATTTTCTGAACCTCTTTTTATTAAAGAATGGTCTTTGAGACTTTCACGTATAAAAAAAATGACAATCTGTATGTAAAATttcttggggaaaatatttgtataagACAAAAATTCGACCTCTTTAATATATAATGACAGTGTATCCTTAATAAAAATGATACACCCTCACAATAAAATAGGATGAAAACAGACTATTCACtaatgaagaaatataaatatctaaTAACTCTTTGGAAAAAAGAGTTTAaacttataaaagaataaatacaggacttccctggtggtccagtggtaaagaatccgccttccaatgcaggggatgcggtttgatccctggtcggggaactaagatcccacatgctgcagggcaactatgcccgtgcacctcaactagagagcccaagtgctacaaactacagagtccatgtgctctggagcctacattccacaactagagagagagaagcccgcacgctacgacgaaagatcccacgtgccacaactaagacccaacgcagccaaaaataaattaaattaaaaataaataaattaattaagtaaacattctttttggcggtacgcgggcctctcactgctgtggcctctcccgttgcggagcacaggctccggacacgcaggcccagcggccatggctcacgggcccagccgctccacggcatgtgggatcctcccggaccggggcacgaacccgtgtcccctgcatcggcaggcggactcccaaccactgtgccaccagggaagccctaaacattttttttaaaaaaagaataaatacaattCTCCCTGTGTCAGAGAGACAAAGACTTAGAAAGAATAATAATCATTACTGGTGACACATGGAAATTTACACTCTATAATGtaagtgttaaaaagaaatctttttggaAGGCAATTTGAAAATTTGTACAAAAGTCTCAAAAAACATAATCCAAGAATTCTACTTATAGGCTTTATCTAAGGAAAGAACAAGACAGACATGTAATGATGTATATAGTGGTATGTTTATCATAGCAGTGTTTGTATcatggaaaaattggaaacaaatgtCCAATAATGGGAGATTGGTTAAATGGAATCTCATGCATCAATCAAGACAATGCTGTTGATGATGTTAATTCACTGGAAGCTGATCATGATATATATTGTTGAGTGAATAACAAGAGCCTACAGtgtggagtcagactgcctgggtttcaaTTCCGTGTCTGCagcttattagctatgtgactgGGCAAGTTGTTTAATTTCTCTGCGTCTCAGCTTTCCCACCTATGAAACTAGAAGAATATTAAATCCTACCTAACAGGGTTGCTGTGAAAATTTAATACAGATGTTAGAATTGTATTTGGCAAATAATAAACGTTCAGTAGATGTTAGCTGCTATAACTACTGCTGCTGTTGCTACTGCTGCTAGAATGATACACATTCATGATataaagtgtatatatgtactaaaAAGCTTTTTGATGTGACAACAAATGTCTCATGTGGGGTaagaggtgatttttaaaattctaaatctgtattctttttaaaaaaatgctgtattgcttacaaaataaagaaatattaaaaggtcAAAACCTATCTTTATTCCTCCCACTGATTGACCTTAGAGCAAGAAAGCCAACAGCTTCACTGTAGTCCATGTGGATAATGCAGCAGTTAGATCTTTCCTAAGACACTTATGACTGGTGTGGCTGGTAAGGGAAacaataagggggaaaaaagtctggCAAATTTCTCCACTAAGAAATCGGCAAAAACTAATGATCTTTAGAACAACATTAACTATCATCCACAATTCCATTTGACTgacttattaaaatataatcaaaacaCCAGCATCATTTTAATTACTCTCTCTTCCATATTGCTTTTAGTATTATGAGTTGGCCTCTGCCGAATAAAAGCCATGGATGAAGATTAGGTTCTTATTCTACATCACAGGGAGAATTTCCAGTACCTAAGAGCTTCCTTAATGCCTTTACTGATGCAAACTAAAGAGAAATGGTGGATTCTTTTAATGTTAGaccactatctttttttttttttttttttttgcggtacgcgggcctctcactgttgtggcctctcccgttgtggagcacaggctccggacacgcaggctcagctgccatggctcacgggcccagccgctccgcggcatgtgggatcttcccggaccggggcacaaacccatgtcccctgcatcggctggcggactctcaaccactgtgccaccagggaagcccgaccactatctattttaaataccaCAAAGATTAAATTAATTGATTACAACGGCAATCAAAACCACCAAACTGAAGAAAAAGTAAGcactatggggaaaaaaatcagattctATGATATTTTGAATACAGCAGACAGTCTGCCATCTTCCTCCCCCATTTGTTAACCTAATTTGTTAAACGCAATGACAAGTGCAAAAAACTTATTGAGAGCTGTTCGCTGGAATTTACGAGCAGTGGCAAGAACAAATATTCTCAGATTACTGTGGTTTTCTCAACATGAGATAACAGTCACTGTTGCAAGAGAGTATACACTGTATGACCAGACTCAGATGCACAGTAGGCACTTAAATATTTGTGTAGTAATCTGCAAAGCAAGAGGAGGAACACAGAATTTTCAGGCTTGAAGagattttagaaataataaaactcGACCCCTTCATTTTGCTGAGAAGACCAAGGCTCAGCGAGTTTAATTCAACTGCCCAAGATGAAATGAAAAGTCAAGTCCCACTTTTAATATTCATTAACTGGTAATTTCTTAAAGCTTGTTCATTAGATTAAAATCCGATTAACTTACCTTTGAGATTGGCAAGAGTCATCTTGACACACAACTTTTTAGGAGCCGTTGTTCAGTGGTAGAAAAGAAGTTAACTAAACAGGATTGACATTTATACAGGGAAGCCTCTGGGCATAAAGTCTTCCCCTGATAATGTGAATGTGTATGGGTGAGAGAAAGGAGTTACTCATTTGAACCTTATCAAGGGAGCTTCTAACTTGGATAAAGTAAGCTGAGACCTGCTTAATCATCACAATACACTGATAAAAAGGAGAGTCAGAGGGTCTGAGTCTATTTATCTGTCCTTCCGCATTGTCGTGGAGAGGGGATGCTTTGATGCTGGTCAGAGATATCCCCAAAGTGAAGAAGTCAATTCATCAAACTACCACTTAACCACTACTTGACAGAATCCCTATCAAGAACATTTTACACTGCATTCTGGGTTTTATTTGCTAAGAGGACCTAAGAAGCAGTACTGAGCACCTTCAAATGACTGGTCCAGCTCACCCTGCCAACTCCCTCCCTGCTTATCGAGACTGACCTAATACATTTCATcacccttttttttccctctcataaAAGCAAGCATCAGACTTTAAGTTTGATGAATGGCCCAGGAACATCCCCAATATCTTGTGTTCCAAGTctgttctaaatttttaaaatctggttctAAACTTTTGCCTGTTTTACCATTGCCCATTTCCCCATGGCTTCTTCAATATTCAACCTCTGGATCCCTGCTTTTGGCTTCTTCCTCTAACAACTGAACTTCCACTCAACTAGCTTACTGGTTTCCCTGGCTTAAGTTGCCTCTCTGATATCAGCTTCTTATGTTGTCTTAGATGAAGGCTCTATTCTCCCACCTGGGCAGAGATCCCACTGTAACCCCTTGCTGTTGTCTGACAGGCCCAACTTCAGTTCCCCAGCAGAGGTCATAGGCAAGGGGCAGGGCTGGATTCCAATATCTACGGTAAATTGAAAAACTGGCAATCCATTTAATAAATTAATCTCTTAACATAAATCAATCTCTTAACATTTTATATATCAGGGCATCTCAGAGGCTTAACTAGTGATGATACCTGCTGACCTaacctgtgttttatttattttttattgccatAGCAAAAAGCCCCCTGCATTTCCTTCCCATCCTAAACTATTTTCCGAGCCCACCAAAGACGAGTAAACAAAGAGGAGTTTCTAGGGTCTGAGCCCTTTTGGATGGACTGTGAAACTCTCTGCTTAATGGCCCATCAAACTCTTCTATGATGTGACAAGAGAGTGGAAAGGGCTCTTTTGGTTCAGGAGCTTAAAAGAGAAGGGAGTAGCATCCAGATGTTACTGTCAGGGGGAACGTATGGTAGAGGCAAGGGAAAAAAGGGGTCTTCATCCTGACTCTGATCTGAGCATAGTTCTTATGCCTAGGAAGTGCCAGCGCTGGGGACCAGGAAAACGACTGCCTGGAGGGGCACTGGGTAAGTTCCTAGAAACAGTGGCAAGCCTACAGTGCTCGTGCCCTTACTGTGACCAGGACAGGTCACTCCCCGGGACTGCCTGTCCCACTGCCACAGTGGAAGTCTCACTTGCGTGTGCCCCCAGGTCCTTACTCACTATTCACCTGGTCACCACATGAGGACACACCGCAGCAACAAGCCAGGATACTTGTAAGCTCCAAGGAACCACTGGACCCCTAAGCGGGTGAGGGAACAGACAAGGTCCTGGACTTGAGTGAAGAACTAGGGTGAATCAGTATGCCCTAAATTAGGGTTAAAAGGGACTAAACCGTGCATGCTGTTACATTTGGTCAGagatctcagtttttgtttgtttgggttttttttgcggtacgcgggcctctcactgttgtggcctctcccgctgcggagcacaggctccagacgtgcagcctcagcggccatggctcacgggcccagccgctccgcggcatgtgggatcttcccggaccggggcacaaacccgtgtcccctgcatcggcaggcggactctcaacaactgcgccaccagggaagcccagagatctCAGTTTTTAAGAGCCTCATCACTCTTACATGAACAGGTAAAATCAGGTTTCACGTTTGGCAGGATGATCCCCAAATCCTGGAACTTCTGAGGAAGGTAAAGACACATCTTACTACTTTTACCATTTCTTAACTGCAATagtaagaaacagagaaaaggacCAGACTTATGAAGGATTAGGGAGCACCCAAGGATAAGGGCTTGACTGTCCTCCTGGTTATGTTGGTGAGTAACAGAAAACAGAACTATGCCTCAGAGAGCATGTCAAAGCGGCCAAATGGAATTCACCTAGAGGTTTCAGTCTCACCAATGGCTTTGTCAtctccctctctgctcccttcAATACACGGGTCTACTTTTAACTGGTACTAATGTCCTGCCAATCAGTCTATGCCCCTACAGAGCTGGGACTCATCATCCTCTTTACATATAATACTTCTAACTCTGACGTCCACTGCACGGGTCATGGACCACCTGCACCATGGGCATGGACCCCTGCCTACTTATTCTGGGGGTGGAGCTTGGGAGTCTCACCTAACCCTGATGCACTTACACACTTTAAGCACACACAGCAATGCCTACTTTCCCTTCACTGTCCTGAAACAGTTCCAGGCAGAGCCATTCTACTGTAGACCAGATTCAAAGTCTGATCATTTTGAACCTTAGTGATGGGAAGTGCTACTTCTCCGCAGCTGATTCTGTAAATTTGGTCAGGCGGCAAAGAAACAGCGCTGGGGACTCTCATGCATTATTACATTTGCTTGTATACATGTGTATTTATTGGGAATGAGAAGAGCAGGCATTCTGACTGAGTCTGTATCAGGCCTATCTTCCATTTGTTAACTTGGCTAGGCTATAACACACCTTGCAGGAGGAATTCAAAAGGTCTGTTGGGATGGGGGTATAGTCAGCTGGGCTAAGGTCACCCATAGAAAGGTTAGGGGCAATTCTTGCAAGCTGAAAGGATCCATACAAATGATCTCCTTTCACCTATATTACCCAAAGCTCACTGCTCTTTATGTGGATATTCCAGCaatggcaacaaaaacaaaataaccaaacAGCTCCTGTACGCCGTAAGCCACTTCTTTTCTATTGAATTTCGAGTAGGTAATTTGATTTCATTTCAGTACTTGTCCAGCTCCCTTTTAGTTACCAAGATCAAAGGAGACATTCTTACAGACTGACAGTAGGTGCAATTTATAAACTGTAAACATACCAAGTTAAAATAACCTAGTAGGAAACCAACCAATTTCTAGCATGACAACAGATTTATTCTAGCAGGTAGAGATCTCTTTGTACTCCTGAACCTGTCGAGTTTTTCAGAAGAACTCATAAGGCAAACAGAGTGAAAAGCTATTTCCAGATGATTCATACACAGACTCAGTACTTCTGCTCACTTGCTCCAGGACCCTCACCATCCAGCAATATACACCAGTGTCTCCTGGGTGGACACAAGGCCCATAATAGAAAAGACGGCTTAAAAGTGGCTTGTACTAATGCTGGCTTGAGCTCCAGGCCCCATGCTTGTCTTCACCACCTATTTTATGCCACTGCAGGCAGCAGAGGGGAAAGCTTGGacttgggctctggagtcagattgaCCTGGCCCTGCTTCAGaaaactgtgtgatcttgggcacatTACTTAACCCTCTCTAAACTTCATATTTATCACCTCTTAAGGgggaataataacagtacccACTTTGTAGAGTTGTGAGGGTAACAGAGATCGT
Encoded proteins:
- the STON2 gene encoding stonin-2 isoform X1; protein product: MTTLDHVIATHQSEWVSFNEEPLFPVPSEGGTEEHLPGPSSSSDQSEISSGENRVVDGGSQDLSPSEHDDSSEKMGLISEAASPPLSPEQPPPDLASAISSWVQFEDDTPWASTLPPHKEAGGTAISLTMPCWTCPSFSSLRRCPLPSESSWTTHSEDTSSPSFGPSYTGLQLISAEEQSGLASRADSTDNSSSLQEDEEVEMEAINWQASSPAMNGHPATLVTSARFPSWVTFDDNEVSSPLPPITSPLKPKTPPLASVIPDVPCNSTGSFKKRERPKSTLMNFSKVQKLDISSLNRPPSVPEAPLWRATNPFLNETLQDVQPSPINPFRAFFEEQERRSQDNSMSGTTGKSQRDSLIVIYKDAISFDDSSKNQSHCDTVEKLKRLQLEDPDHLGSTTLPDDDPIAWIELDDDPPGSALSQPKDGWPMMLRIPEKKNIMSSRHWGPIYIKLTDSGYLQLYYEKGLEKPFREFKLEICHEISEPRLQNYDENGRIHSLRIDRVTYKEKKKYQPKPAVAHVAEREQVIKLGTTNYDDFLSFIRAVQDRLMDLPVLSMDLCTVGLNYLEEEIAVDVRDEFSGLVSKGDNQILQHRVLTRVHILSFLSGLAECRLGLNDVLVKGNEIVSRQDIMPTTTTKWIKLHECHFHRCVDEDVFNSSRVILFNPLDACRLELMRFRTVFAEKTLPFTLRTVASISGAEVEVQSWLRMSSGFSSNCDPLTQVPCENVMVRYPVPSEWVKNFRRESVLGEKSLKAKVNRGASFGSTSLSGSEPVMRVTLGTAKYEHAFNSIVWRINRLPDKNSASGHPHCFFCHLELGSDREVPSRFANHINVEFSMPTTSASKAAVRSISVEDKTDVRKWVNYSAHYSYKVEIEQKKSLKPDFEGDEMENPKECGVQ